cacacacacacacattcatacacacacactcatacacacacactcatacacacacacacacacactcatacacacacactcatacacacacactcatacacacacactcatacacacacacacactcatacacacacacacacacacactcatacacacacactcatacacacacactcatacacacacactcatactcacacactcatacacacacacacacacactcatacacacacactcatacacacacacactcatacacacacactcatacacacacacacacactcatacacacacactcatacacacactcatatacacacacactcatacacacacacacacacacacacactcatacacacacactcatacacacacactccatacacacactcatacacacacacactcatacacacacactcatacacacacacctcacacacactcacacacacactcacacacactcatacacacactcatacacacacacacactcatacacacactcatacacacacactcatacacacacacacacacacacacactcatacacacacacacacactcatacacacacacacacacacacactcatacacacacactcatacacacacacacactcatacacacacactcatacacacactcatacacacacactcatacacacacacacactcatacacacacacactcatacacacacactcatacacacactcatacacacacactcatacacacacacacacacacacacactcacacactcatacacacacactcatacacacacactcatacacacacacacactcatacacacacactcatacacacacacacactcatacacacacactcatacacacacacacactcatacacacacactcatacacacacacactcatacacacacactcatacacacacacacactcatacacacacactcatactcacacactcatactcacacacactcatacacacacactcacacacacactcatacacacatacacacacactcactcacacatacccactcatacacacatacacacacacacacacatacacacacatacacacatacacacacaaatacccactcatacacacatacacacacacacacacatacacacacatacacacacacacacacacactcatacacacacactcatacacacacactcatactcacacactcatactcacacacactcatacacacacacactcatacacacacactcatactcacacatacccactcatacacacatacacacacacacacacgcacacacacttatacacacactcatactcacacacacacacacacacacacatacacacacacacactcatactcacacacacacacacactcatactcacacacacagactcatacacacacacacacactcatactcacacacacacacacacactcatactcacacacacacacacacacacacacacacgcacactcatactcacacacacacacacgcacactcatactcacacacacactcatactcacacacacacacacactcatactcacacacacacacacacacactcatacacacacacacacacacactcatactcacacacacacacatacacacacacactcacacacacacgcacacacacacacacacgcacacacacatacacacacacgcacacacacactcatacacacacacacacatacacacacacactcatacacacacacgcacacacacacacacacactcacacacacacgcacacacacacgcacacacacactcatacacacacacgcacacacacactcatacacacacacacactcatactcacacacacacacatacacacacacactcatacacacacacacacgcacacacacacgcacacacacacacactcatacacacacacacacacactcatacacacacacacacacacactcacacacacacacacacactcatacacacacacacacactcatacacatacacacacacacactcatacacacacacacacacacactcatacacacacacacacactcatacacacacacacacacacacacactcatactcacacacatatacacacacacacacacacacacactcatacacacacacacacacactcatacacacacacacacacactcatactcacacacatacacacacacacacacactcatacacacacacgcacactcatactcacactcacacacatacacacacacacacactcatacacacacacgcacacacacacacacacgcacgagtCAGACACATCTCTGTGATCTTCACTCTGCTCTCAGTAAGACCAGCACTAATCCTGCTGGATTCACCCCCAGCTTCTgtctcatttcctctctctaaATAACTTActgctcttctcttctcaaCCCCATGTTCTCCTGTCTTCTCCTCAACCCCATGTTCTCCTGTCTTCTCCTCAACCCCATGTTCTCCTGTCTTCTCCTCAACCCCATGTTCTCCTGTCTTCTCCTCAACCCCATGTTCTCCTGTCTTCTCCTCAACCCCATGTTCTCCTGTCTTCTCCTCAACCCCATGTTCTCCTGTCTTCTCCTCAACCCCGTGTTCTCCTGTCTTCTCCTCAACCCTGTGTTCTCCTGTCTTCTCCTCAACCCTGTGTTCTCCTGTCTTCTCCTCAACCCTGTGTTCTCCTGTCTTCTCCTCAACCCTGTGTTCTCCTGTCTTCTCCTCAACCCTGTGTTCTCCTGTCTTCTCCTCAACCCCATGTTCTCCTGTCTTCTCCTCAACCCCATGTTCTCCTGTCTTCTCCTCAACCCCGTGTTCTCCTGTCTTCTCCTCAACCCCATGTTCTCCTGTCTTCTCCTCAACCCTTTGATCTCCTGTCTTCTCCTCAACCCCATGTTCTCCTTTCTGTCTTCTCCTCAACCCTTTGATCTCCTGTCTTCTCCTCAACCCCATGTTCTCCTTTCTGTCTTCTCCTCAACCCTTTGATCTCCTGTCTTCTCCTCAACCCCATGTTCTCCTTTCTGTCTTCTCCTCAACCCTTTGATCTCCTGTCTTCTCCTCAACCCCATGTTCAGAACAAAAAACCCAGAAACACCTTCTGCACTCTACAACTGATTGTACACATTTCACCATTTACAGTAATGTATGCGTTGTTGCTGGTTTAGAACACGGGTCTGACAACCATTTCCTTACTTTCAATCATTTTAGcaaaatatatcaaaaataGAAACCCTTTGCCAGGAGCCTATGCAGGGGATTCTGACATagtgcaggacacacacacacacacacactcacacacacacacactcacacacacacacacacacacacacacacactcacacacacacactcacacacacacacacactcacacacacacacacacacacactcacacacacacacacacacacacacacacacacactcacacacacacactcacacacacacacacactcacacacacacacacacacacactcacgcacacacacacacacacacacacacactcacacacacacactcacacacacacactcacacacacactcatacacatacacacacacacacactcacacacacacacacacacacacacacacactcacacacacacactcacacacacacactcacacacacacacacactcacacactcacacacacacacactcacacacacacacacacacacacactcacacacacacactcacacacacacacacactcacacacacacacacacacacactcacacacacacacactcactcacacacacacacacacacacactcacacacacacacactcacgcacacacacacactcacacacacacacacactcacacacacacacacacacacacactcacacacacactcacacacacacacactcacacacacactcacacacacacacacactcactcacacacacacacacacactcacacacacactcacgcacacacacacacccactcacacacacactcacacacacacacacactcacacacacacacacactcacgcacacacacacacacacacacacacacactcacacacacacacacacacactcacacacacacacactcacacacacacacacacacacacacactcacacacacacacactcacgcacacacacacacccactcacacacacacacacacacacacactcacacacacacacacacacacacacacaaacacacacacagaggacataCAGAAGGGAatcaaataatgaaaaataacatGCTATGAAAAAAGATACTTCtacaataaaatcaataaaacttCTAAAAATGAGgcatggaaaagaaaaacatctatTTAAACACTCCAACTTTTTTGAAAGATTCCAGATTATTTCTTAAACACAGTGAGTTTCATCAGAAAGGTGTAGAGAGCTCTCCACTGTGTAAcactgaactgtgtgtgtgagtgtgtaagtgtgtgtgagtgtgtgtgagtgtgtgtgagtgtgtaagtgtgtgagtgagtgtgaatgtgtgtgagtgtgtgtgtgtgtgtgtgagtgagtgtgagtgtgtgtgtgtgagtgagtgtgagagtgagtgtgagtgtgtgagtgagtgtgtgtgtgtgtgtgagtgtgtgtgtgtgtgtgtgagtgagtgtgagtgtgtgtgtgtgtgagtgtgtgtgagtgtgtgtgtgtgtgtgtgagtgagtgtcagtgtgtgtgagtgtgtgtgtgagtgtgtgtgagtgtgtgtgtgtgagtgagtgtgagtgtcagtgtgtgtgagtgtgtgtgtgtgtgtgtgagtgagtgtgagtgtcaatgtgtgtgtgtgagtgtgtgagtgtgtgtgagtgtgtgtgagtgtgtgtgtgtgtgtgtgtgtgtgtgtgtgtgtgtgagtgagtgtgagtgagtgtgagtgtgagtgtgtgtgagtgtatgtgtgagtgagtgtgaatgtgtgtgagtgtgtgtgtgtgtgagtgagtgtgaatgtgtgtgagtgtgtgtgtgtgagtgtgtgtgagtgtgtgtgagtgtgtgtgtgtgagtgtgtgtgagtgagtgtgagtgtgtgtgtgtgtgagtgtgtgagtgagtgtgtgtgtgagtgtgtgtgtgtgtgagtgagtgtgaatgtgtgtgagtgtgtgtgtgtgtgagtgtgagtgagtgtgtgtgagtgtgagtgtgtgtgtgtgagtgtgtgagtgtgtgtgagagtgagtgtgagtgtgagtgagtgtgtgtgagtgtgtgtgtgtgagtgtgcgtgagtgtgtgtgtgagtgtgtgtgtgagtgtgagtgtgagtgtgtgagtgtgtgagtgtgtgagtgagtgtgagtgtgagtgtgtgtgagtgtgagtgagtgagtgtgtgtgagtgtgagtgagtgtgtgtgtgtgtgagtgtgagtgagtgagtgtgaatgtgtgtgagtgtgtgtgtgagtgtgtgagtgagtgtgagtgtgtgtgtgtgtgagtgtgtgtgagtgagtgtgagtgagtgtgtgtgtgagtgagtgtgagtgtcagtgtgtgtgtgtgtgtgtgagtgtgtgtgagtgtgtgtgtgagtgtgtgtgagtgtgtgtgtgagtgtgtgtgtgtgagtgagtgagtgagtgagtgagtgtgtgagtgagtgtgagtgtgtgtgtgtgagtgtgagtgtgtgtgagtgtgtgtgtgagtgtgagtgtgtgtgagtgtgagtatgtgtgtgagtgtgagtgtgagtgtgtgtgtgtgtgtgtgtgtgtgagtgtgtgtgtgtgtgagtgtgtgtgtgtgtgagtgtgtgtgtgtgagtgtgtgtgagtgtgagtgtgtgtgtgtgtgagtgtgtgtgagtgtgtgtgtgtgtgtgtgagtgtgtgagtgtgtgtgagtgtgtgtgagtgtgtgtgagtgtgtgtgtgtgtgtgagtgtgagtgtgagtgtgtgtgagtgtgagtgtgtgtgtgtgtgagtgtgagtgtgtgtgtgtgtgtgtgtgagtgtgtgtgtgtgagtgagtgtgaatgtgtgtgagtgtgtgtgtgtgagtgtgtgtgagtgtgtgtgtgtgagtgtgaatgtgtgtgagtgtgtgtgtgtgtgagtgtgtgtatgtgtgaatgtgtgtgagtgtgtgtgtgagtgtgaatgtgtgtgagtgtgtgtgtgtgagtgtgaatgtgtgtgagtgtgtgtgtgtgtgtgagtgtgaatgtgtgtgagtgtgtgtgtgagtgtatgtgtgtgtgtgtgtgtgaatgtgtgtgagtgtgtgtgtgagtgtgtgtgtgagtgtgtgtgtgtgtgtgtgtgagtgtgtgtgagtgtgtgtgtgtgtgagtgtgtgtgagtgtgtgtgtgtgagtgtgtgtgtgtgtgtgtg
This genomic window from Hemibagrus wyckioides isolate EC202008001 linkage group LG27, SWU_Hwy_1.0, whole genome shotgun sequence contains:
- the LOC131347388 gene encoding ras-related protein Rab-34-like, with amino-acid sequence MTFNYELRHTSNLQKSDHHSFSQGIPEEICSISVLLLSHFLSLNNLLLFSSQPHVLLSSPQPHVLLSSPQPHVLLSSPQPHVLLSSPQPHVLLSSPQPHVLLSSPQPHVLLSSPQPRVLLSSPQPCVLLSSPQPCVLLSSPQPCVLLSSPQPCVLLSSPQPCVLLSSPQPHVLLSSPQPHVLLSSPQPRVLLSSPQPHVLLSSPQPFDLLSSPQPHVLLSVFSSTL